In Carassius carassius chromosome 2, fCarCar2.1, whole genome shotgun sequence, the DNA window TTTCGTGATCTGTAATGAACAACCACAAACAGACAAGATCCCTCGAGTCCCAAggcaaaaacaaatcaaacaggATATAAAAAAGGGGATAAAACGCAATGCTCCGTGCGGTTCCTCTTAAGCTTTATTTGGGACAGTGCTCTTGAACAGAAAAGCGCTGAAATAATTGGATGCAATGAATTACTTTCTGCTGTGAGAGGACGCCATCGGCTGAGAGAACAGATTTAAGTTCAGGATTAGTGCTTGAACTAATAATGTTTATGCATAAAGTATGAATCGGGATTGTGTTTGGTCCTTCAATAACGGTTGATATGAGCTTATGAGCCAAACTATATTTACTACTCCCATTGCTTAGATCACAGCAACAAAACTCTAAAGCCCTTTGAGCTGTTACTACAttacttaaaggaacagttcagagaaaaataaaatggaaaataaaattaaaatttaccaTCAAAATCTATTATTTTCCTCATTTATGCAGGTGGTCCTGTAAAATGAATCCCGCAAGACTTCACCCTCTCACCTGCCTCGAATCTCTTTGTGTTTCAAAGAGAATAATTCAAGTGTATGCACGCATCCTTCTGTACAAATGCAGGGTTTCTTGTCTAATAGGACCaaagaaaaattaatatatatatatatatatatatatatatataagggcaaTGTGAACTTAGACTATGGGTAAtctcgttttcattttaaaaaaatgtaccttttagaaattattatttgaatatttgatcAGACACTTATGTTCGTTGAATGTTTTAATAATGGCCGACTGTAAACAGATCATCTTTATAAATAGCACTGGTGACCCTCTCTATGACACTACACCCATGCTACCCACAACCTATTTAACTAGCAATAAAAATGTGACGgattgtattgatttattttgcagtgaatgaatttttatttttttgcctcaaTATTACATACTGTATGGAATGTGGATAGTTTTATTCATCTGCTATTTATCTGACCAATAAATTGCAACGTTTAGGCATTTTCAAACCCTTCAGACCTTCATCTCCTTCTATATCAGAACAGAGTCACTTTGCTCAACAGGCTCCTTCTTACTGGAGGAACCGTCCAGAATGTGGTCAAAGCGAGCTCTCGGCAGCCCGACAGAGGCTTGAAAGTCGGCTCTGTCCCAAGCGGTTTGCTCAAGAGTAACTGAAGGTAGTTGTGCAGGATCCAGAGCTAAAGCTGCATCCTCAGCCTCCTCCGCCATCAGACAGAGCTCCCCCAAAACCTCTCCCTCTTCCACACACGGGCCTCCCTCTGCTTCCCGACCGGAACGTGTTTTTGGGCAGACGGCCACAGGACCCTCCTTCACCTCATTCGTCTGCCTCCCAGTGTCGATGTCAGGAGTGACAGGTGTGTCCACCTGCTCTGGAGCGAGCCACATGTCATCGCCAGCTGTGTCCTGTTCCCTCGGCGACGGCCCTCCTCTTCCTGTCCTGTCATCTGAGCCAATCaggagacagagaagatgagtGGTCACCGTGTTAGAGCCACGCTAATGACACACAGCTAATGAGTGATTTACCACCGCggtttatatctcagaattgctagaaaaaaagtttaattatgaaataaaaagtcacaatgaacttttttattttgtattggaAATGGgatgtcataatatttttataCCTCTAATTAATAAAGTATTACTCTGAACGTATTCGtaattcttataaaaaaaataataaaacaggtgGGGCAAAGCACTTAtatcaaaagtttaaaaaaataattaagatttttgtttCAAGACAATTTTTGTATATTCttatgatgcatttatttgactaaaaatacattaaaaacgtAATACTATTCTATTAccactgtaatatatttttaaatgtaattcattcccgTGATGAAAGGCTGAGTTTTCAGGCACCCAGCCGGGAGAAGAGCGTGACGTCTGCTGGGTTACTGACCCGTGTTGGACAGCATTCAGCTAAAAGGTTAAACACCGCATGCGGCTTATTTGTGGGTCGACAGGAACGCCAAATACAGCTTTACGCAGCGCCATCCATATTAATGGGGCAGTGCCGACTGCAAAACACGCCCTAAAAGTTGGTGAATGTCAGCGAACAAGATTTCAGTAACATTTGCTAAATGCCACGGCATTTGAGAGGGACTGGACGGTCGGATGATCTGACCAATGAGAGCGAGCGTGAAGGGACGGGAGGGGTGGGCCGCTCAGAGAATCAGCTAATTACAGCTCTGCAGTCTTTTGGAGAGACCATTAGTAAATAGCAGATTTGGTTACACACCGTTACAGGGCTCACCTGCAGCGGGTCGAGGGCTAGTGGTTTTCTGTGGACGGTGGCTGGAGGACAGAGGAGCGGCGGTCAGAGCGATGGCATCACCGCCTCCTGTTGAACATCACAGAGATGAGCGTTCATCAGTTACAGTGAGTTACAGGGAGAAAGGACTgctttcaaagcaaactaacaaCAGGCAGTGGAGGCTCTCTCATATGACCAGATGTACAACTTcacatttaaagcaaaacaaaaaaaaactacttagaataaataaatgtgaccaaAACCAGTCACAGGGGTCATTTTTTTACGATAATATttagctgagatacaactatttaaatatctggaatctgaaggtgcaaaaaaaaaaaaaaaaaatctaaattctgagaaaatcacctttaaagttgtctaaatgaagttCTGAGCAATGCATATTAGTAATCGAAAATAAAGCTTTGATATATTtgcggtaggaaatttacaaaatatcttcatggaacatgatttttacttaatttcttaatgatttttggcataaaagaaaaatcaataattttgacccatacaatgtatttttggctattgctacaaatataccccagagacttcagactgctttagtgctccagggtcacatgtggCTAAAGTGTACCATCGAatttactgacaagcatttatgatgaactaaaatatactttaatagcATTTCCATTGAAACTTGTATTTcgtgtttaaatacatttacacttTTGTAATGAAGTTGcagttttgtacattttaaacaaataaaaatagattattcaaaatataaaacaacactACATTACACATtgtttcatttaatatatatatatatatatatatatatatatatacatagatacaCACAATGGTTTGCAATGTACATTAAATCAAAACTTCCAAATTGCACTTTAAATaaacttaagtggccttttatttaataattgaataTTATATTGTctgcaataattaattattacttaattacatattgtgtgaataaaaatatattttgtaaatgtaaaaaataataaaatgcagttttaatgtcattttaattatattgtggAGTAGATGTGTTTCTGCTGCAAATTAGGTGTAAAATAAAAACGTTGCCTAAAATACATGGGTTGTAAGTCTTATAAAATGTGTAATTGtataaatcaacatttattttaaaacatttatacatattcgttttaaaataaatgtatatgtatatgtaaattaattgcatattaacacatattaataaatgagttaaatgtaaatactgaattgtaatgaaaacaatttttatatatatttagatttttccatacattccaataaaattacttttataaaaaaatgacaaaatatgtaAATAGTATGCAAACAGTAAGTAATTGTATATGTAAAATGATGTgtcaattcattttaattacatacaaataaattagtttttcaatgcaaaaaaaacattatggatTGTAAAccttataaaaatgacaaaatatgtaattttgtaaaataaaataaaaaataattaaaattgatttaaaatttttacagtttatttaaagTCAGTTTAAATCTGTTACGGAGTAGCTGGCTTAAGACTTATGATGTATGCAAATGATGTGGTATAAAAATGCAATGTTGcataaaagcagcacaaaaatatgcatttgtgAACCACCAAAGTGTCTAGTGTCATACAGAACAAGAactttatttttgtgtaaatgaaacagcaaaaaagcatttattatacGTCACATTGTACATTATATTGAATTCAATAGCTCTATATTCATACTTAATCTTCCCGTGTAAATGCATTATTTGCAGCATCTAACAGTTAAAGGAGTTAGATGCAGTTTCTGTACTGCCTTCGCAAAGAATATTAAAACTCTGGAGGATTTCATCCAAAATCTACCCAGCTCTCCCACACAAAAGGTGAGGGTTTTATATGGTGAAATGAATCAGACGGGCCACTGGAAGACTACAGCCGCCCTCATCTGTCTTCATTAGTACTGGCTGCATGCATCACAGGTTAATACCATATGTTTCCCACAGGGGACTGAGCACTACACGCTGGAGCCATCATAACACTGTCTGATCCCTTTAAACGCCGCTTTCTAGGGCCACTGTGCTGTGAAATATAATAAACAGAAGAGCAGAACTATAGCCTCTATAACCTGTCTCATATTTCCACGGCCTCTAAACGATCAACATGATCAAACTTTGTTGAAGACCTGTTGAAAActatctgattgatagtttattcTTGTTAAGATTCAAAAGGCCTTTTAATATAATTGTACAAACGTTCACCTTCAGATCGAGCTTCACATGTCTTTTAGCTGTGAGagcttttattttttgaaaaattgtttaaatgtgaGTATATAACGGTCATTAGACttttaaagaatgtttgtttgttcatctttCAATCCTCGTTGTATTGCATcgcattttattaataaaaataataactacaCAGCTTTGATTCTAAAACtataaacatgtaaaaaaaaatcttactaagatatattattgggagatatagagtgaaatgcattttatttaagcaGTCTGCTAAACAGTACTGTTATAAATacctcattgatttacattataaGCTATCACACCACCATATTCTCACTTTATCATACTATTTGTGCCATAAAAGCCtgtgtttataatatatatatatatatatatatatatatatatatatatatatatatatatatatatatacacacattattatttttttttcagactatCTATTTTTATGTCTGGCTTTATGTCATATCattcatttgtgttccacagaaagtcATAcgtgtttggaacagcatgagatGAGTAAATACTGACAAAATGTccatttttgtttgaactattcTTGTTAAAATGTCCAAACTTTTTGGGAACAATTCATGAAGATCTCAAGAaaggctttatttttaagaggcaCTGATATGATGCTTTTTCGCTCAACTTTCTTTGTTTGAAAAGGTCATTGTTGTGTTATGGAGCGCGGCGTCTGAGCTTATTTAAAAAGTCCAGTTTATTCTGTATGCCGAGCAGCATGGAGCTTCACTGCGGCGCTGTACAAAGCAGGATGGATGGATGAGAGGTGAACCATCCGTTCATTCTCTGCTTGTCCCGCAGCACACCGGGGAACAAAACCATCTAGCTTTATGGACAAACCGAGCTTTGAGTCACGTCGTACGGCTCGGAAGCCACAGAAGTTGCCGCTAAATTCCTCTCATGGTGACTTCTGGGAAACTTCAAACAAGAAATGATCTCTCTCACGCGTTGTTTTGTCATTGCGATGGCAGCTACAAAGAGTCGTGAGGGGAAAACAAGTTTAAGCCTGACAGGCTGTTCTGACGGGGAACAAGGAAACAAGTACAGCCTGTCACCTAAACagacaacatgaaaaaaaaatatgtccaAAACTCTCTCTGGAAATAAAGGTGCATTCATTTTGTGTCCATGTTCCCTTGTTAaaagtaatgttaaaaaaagtacactttggaatgcttttaaaatgagataatatagtaaaaaatatatatatatatataattaagtgtgacctgaatgtaatgttttccgacacttaactgcatgttaattgcaattaaatgaaaatatgttCTAGTTTAagtttataataaatgcatttttagagtgttttttgacccacttaagtaggactaCAAAAGCACGTTTTTATATGTAATGTCAAAATGACTTCTGTTGCTTGAGAAATATCAataatttatggtaaactaaaataaactttagTGCAATTTCTTTTTAAACGTTTAATTTATATTAGCgctatcaaatgattaatcacaattaatctaaaataaaagtttttgtttacatatgtatacagcgcacacatacagtatatgtataaaaatatttgcatgtacatacatttatatatttatattcttatttttatattatatatcaatatatttaatatatcaacaacattttttcttaaacatatacatgcatgtgtttttatttgtatacatttaataaaaatacacagtatTTAACATTTGTAATAATGTTGTAATTTATGTATGTTTACaatgtatttgtatgtgtgttgTATGTAAATTTGTATGTTTACAATGTATTAACTTtaaaataacacactacagttaaaattaagtACTTTACATGTAACATATTTTAGTCAACACttaaaaataagtgtacttctacaaagcacaacaaaagattataaaaaaaatcttttaaaaagtactttaaagtaaaacttttaatttgatattacaaagtgcactttttaaaagtgtacttaagtgtgttaagaaaaagTCATGAAAGGGTCTCTCCTTAAGttacttaagtggccttttatttaattaatattgcaTTATCTGCCAATACAGcttttaaaataacctttttcaaGAATTGAAGTGCAGAATAAGTGCACATTCAACACAattaagcattttcttttttgtcaTGTTGGCCACTATGCCTTATACTGACACCTACTGGCATGGAGGACGCTTCACATAAAAGCATTAGTTATCGCTctgttaaatgatttatttattttgagaccAGATGTCCAAGtgaaaataaacataaatcaaggtcatgtgatctcaacatgtcTGCCCCCATGAGGACACTCACCCCATGTAAAATAAACCATAATTTTTAAGTCTTCATCTCATGCGAGTGCACATCACTTTCAACATAATTACCAAAATCACTATTCTTTCAagtttcaaacttttttaatgaggaaaaaactAGCCAGTGCACCTTTAACTGATTTCTCCAGTTAGCTTCTGCAAAAGCCACCGACTCTGCCATTCAATCACGTTCACAGACTGAGCTGTGATCCTCTCTCTCATCCACAAAGTTCTCTAATAATACCACATTCCCCAAATGTGTTTGTAATGTGGGCAATCAGTTTCAGTAATGGATGCTTGTCAGTTTTATGGCGGCTGAACGACAGTCTTATGACATGTGAGCGTCTGATCTGTGCTTCAGTCGAAGTGCTTTACTGTCCTCTTGTGGATGGAGACTGTAAGCACTTCTCATGAAGCTGGTGCTTGAAtgatttttttagaaaagcagGCCAAACACTTGTTAAACGATCATATAAGCATCATCATATATCACAATCATATATCATATTAATGAAGGACTCTGAACTTAAACTAAAATCTGTTCATTAGTGGTGCTTTGCCaagtcacttgctcaccagtggatcctctgcagtgaatgggtgccgtcagaatgacagtcagttaatgtcttgagaagtgaaaaactgcgtgtttgtaagaaacaaatccatcattaagacgtttttatctgatggactggagtgctgtggattacttgtggattattgtgatgtttttatcagctgtgtggactctcattttgacggcacccattcactgcagagcatccattggtgagcaagtgatggaatgctacatttctccaaatctgatgaagaaacaaactcatctaaatttTGCAAAGCCTGATGATaagtaaattgtaatttttgggtgaactattcctttattaaTTTACCCATCAACACAATGGTTTTAAATACAATAAGAGGAGATGATGACAGTTCTGAGCGCGGTTCAGAAATCTAGCATCACTGTCACATGATGACTGACTGTTTCTGGCTGCTTCCTGACGCTGAAGAATAGCTGGCGAGTGATTTCACAAATCAATGTCAGTCGTCCCATATATTTTTGGAAGGAAACTGGCGAGTACCACAGACATTGACAAATGTGGCGTGAATGCATTTATCCTTAACACACTAAGGACACCTGCTAAATGAATTAAAAAGCATCATATCTCATCATAATGCTATGAATGCTGCTTATTATTAATGAAATGTTTGAACATTCTGTGCTGATCCTTGAAGAGAGCTTGACAAAAACTCCCAAAATAATAGTTTCAGTCATAAGGGAGTTGTCAAAAGTGTTGATATTTGTAAACCGAGTGGTTACACTAACAAATTTACTCCATAAAAAACAGCTAAAGGCTATCccttgaagaaaagaaaaaaaggaagtaCACTTAAGCATACTTATACTTTTAAAAACAGTGCTTatcacaaaaataatataaattcaaGAGAATAATCttgtgaaattaatgtttttggacacataatgtttttggacacaagTGAATTTTTGGCCCACTTAAGCAGAACCTAAGTACATCTGTATATGTAATTTcatgtttacttttaaacatAAGTACTTTTACATaagtacttttaaaatatatgaactaCAATATACAGTAATTACTTATATTCAATGCTATGATTTTATCCTATTAACAAAAAGGTAGATAGTCAATAGGTATACGGGTAAAAATAGTAATTAACACAAGCCAAAAAAAGAACAAGTGTAACAAATAACGTGATCAACATTTAAGAAACGCTCACCGGGGAGACTCCAAAACCCTGAAATTTCCAGAGTCTTCAGCTTTCTCTCCAAATCAGCAACTCGGTTTCCCAGAATTCTATAAAGCACAATAGAATTAACTCAGTACATATGATCACTATTATAACATGAGACATATTTTTCTTATAATTTTGCATATGCAACCTGCAGGTATccatataaatgatataaaatgatGTAAATGAAAGAGATTATTCAAGACTGTTTTACAAGAAAGTATTATTGTAAATGTAAAGTTTTGTGGTGAATGATAAAACAAAAGCAGTTAGAAACGAACCTGTTGGTCTGTCGTTGGTGCTGAATGATTATGTTCTTCTCATGAATGGTCTCCAGTAAGGCTGTGGCTAAAGACTTCAGGTCTGAGATCGACTGAGGTGTGGCTGGTAAACTGCAACCATTGTCCTCTGACAACAAACCCTGCACTGCAATCATCAGGAACACAGGTGTGAATACATCTACACAAGTGAATTCACTCATATGATTTGCTGAATAGCAACATTTCTTCACTTCCTTGTCATTTCAGTTCTTTAAGCTTCTAAGGCTAAAGCGATCACATGACCCGAGCACCTTGTTTAGGAGAAAGGACTCCAGTAAGTGCTCTGCTGTTAGACTTCCCACCGATCTCAGGGTTTCTTCTGCGATCCAGAGCGGTCTATAAAATATCCAGCGATATTGCCAATGCAGTGAAATAGTACAATGCAATATTAAAGCTGTGCAACTTAAACTCTGATTAAACCTTCAGCCTTACCTTATATTTCTGAATGTTACTCTTCAACAGACCGACCTCCTCTTGAACTTGTTTGAATCTCTCTTGCAAGTATCTGCAATTAAAACAAAACCTTTTGTTGCACGAAAAACTCAAAGCAGTGTGTAATTCAGCCTAACTCTGGAAAAAGGGATATAtagtttctgttttatttttattaatagttcTTATAACTCAATGGTTTAAAAAGTGTGATCCCTAAAGGACATTCAGCTCTTAAAAACTTACTTTAATCGTAATTATTATGTACTTATTTTCTATTATATCTATGAACAGACCTAATTTCTGTAAATGACACAAAACTCATTACAGCAGATATACTAGAGGAAACCAATGAGGAGGCCTTGGAGTTCaaatggttgagaaccactgcattaCACATACAGTAATGAAGATCTGACGAGCGACATTAACACTCCCTGACCTGTTCTCCATGCAGAGCACGTCCACATCGATGATGCGCTTCTCCTGGCCTCCCAGGATGTGGTTCAGCTCGAGGTTGAGACGCTCAGCCTTCTCCTTAAACACGTTCCTCTCTGCCTTTACATCCTGCAGTTCATCGCTCAGCGTCTTCAGACTGTGTTCAAGTTCTTCTCTCTTAAAATAATAACACCAGTGGATATTCTCACAGAGTGCTGTACTTGCAAGAAGTGCAATAAAAGAGGAGGGGAATCATATAAAACCTAATCGCTTAAAGACACACATGCAGTGCTGCGTTCTCCAGCTGCCTGACCAGGTCCTCGCGCTCATGAGCGGGGAAATGTCTGACCCCGACTTCATCGTCCCCGAGCCTCTGTTTGGTGATGGTCATTCTTAACAGCTGTGAAGGGAAGATGACAGCAGGGTGTTGAAAagcttattatttatttgtatatcatTAGCTATGCTCTATCCATTTTCATGCAAAATACAGGATGctgcataaacaaaacaaaaaaaactccaaGATACTGTATGCATAAAATCTTAACATGCACCTGAAAAccaatattttatcattattttgtgcACAAGTTAATTCACATCTTTGGACGGAAACCGATCTGGTTTAGTATAGTTTTATGGGTACCTTATTATCTCCCTGTGTCTCGCTGAGCCTCTGAGTCAGTTCCTTTATCTCGTCAGCTAGCTTCTTATTTCTCTCCCTCGAATCCATTAACAACTGAGCCAGATTgacctgagaaagagagagagagagacagaaatgcAGAGAGAAGGAGATAGTAATTTCTTGCAAGAACTTAAGTGTAAATAAATATCACAATCATCAACCGACCTGGTTACGTTTTTCCGGAGGAAGTGAAGAGTCACCATCCTGAAATTCATTACAAAACATACTGATGAACTATGAAGCTAAGAAAGCTTTAAAGAGACATAACGCATAGTAAGCATGCAGAGACACACAATCAGTTCTCTGTATTTCTTCTTCAAGCTCTGGTGCGTCTCTCGCAGCTGGTTGGCCATCAGTTTGTACTGGTCTCTCTCCTGCTGACAGCTGTCCAGCTCTTTGGACAGAATGAGGAGGGCGTCCTTCTTGCTCTCCAGCTTACGTTTGCATATTAAGAACTGTAGAAATGaggcacaaaataaaaaatgatagcaaaaaaaaaatgcattatatttaagCTATATTAGATAAGATAGAGACAGAAAgactgatagatggatggattttTAAGACTGGGATATGACCAAACATTTACTCGAATAAAACACACATTTCATCTAAACTGAAAACGAGAAAACAATTCAGCAAAACAATATTCATTCATGACATTTTAGGTATTCATCTTGGCCTTTATTCAGAAAAGAAATATAAGCACTATCCAAATATTTAGCTGGTTTATATTTGGCTGATTTGAGAAAGAATGGCCCAATTATAATTTTCTCcaatacaaattataaaatatattccaataggCCTACTCCTTTAATTTAcaacctaaaaataaataattaaaattataaatattgttttaaagtgACTTATCATTTCACCAGTGGTTCCTCGCTAACTTCAAAGATAACTCAAACAAGCCAAAACAACCAATTTTCTGAAATTTGACTGAAAAATTACCCAATTATAACGagctaaaacaactaaaaatcaatgTTTCTAATTTTTATTCATGCTTTTAACTGTTTATTTTTCCTTTCTTATAATATCACGAGGATATGGTCTTAGTCCATTTATATGAGGTACATTTTAACCCGTTTAAACGTCTAATTTTAGACAGTTTTGATTATAAAACTGACACTTCAGACAGCGCCAAACCTCTCCAACACACCACACATGTGATTTCtcctaaatattttaacaaacgcGTGTGTATTGTGTATCTTTGAGTTCAGGTGGGTGGCGATGCAGCGCCATATGGAAAcggtcgtcatcatcatcatcatcctcctcctcctcctcttcatgtTTTAGTGAAGCAGCACTCACCTCGTTCACTAAACCTTGCCAGTCACTTTCACTTCGTTTGGACGAGGTCATCTCCGCCAGCGTTTGGCGATGATATAACGTTTGCAAACCGTAGCCTTTCGCGAGCTTTCTGGATCCGAGAGCAGAAACTTCTTCCTTCCTCTCAGTCAGTGTTTACTCTCTCGGTCAGCTGGTGCACAAGATCCGGGTCTGTCAAACTCTGACCCAGCGGCGAGGTGCTCAACATTAGTGCGGCGTGAGGGAGAAACTGAGACTTTTCAGTAGAGAATCTATCAAACAATGTGCAATTAAAGgcagtttcttttttattttagagcGGTATTGAATAAATCCAACCAGTAGATGGCGAAAAACACAAATTAGGAGAAACGTATGAAGACTACAAAGGTCAGTTAAGAGGAATAGATCAACATTTGGTTTAAACCAGATGAGC includes these proteins:
- the ccdc149a gene encoding coiled-coil domain-containing protein 149-A isoform X2 — encoded protein: MTSSKRSESDWQGLVNEFLICKRKLESKKDALLILSKELDSCQQERDQYKLMANQLRETHQSLKKKYRELIDGDSSLPPEKRNQVNLAQLLMDSRERNKKLADEIKELTQRLSETQGDNKLLRMTITKQRLGDDEVGVRHFPAHEREDLVRQLENAALHREELEHSLKTLSDELQDVKAERNVFKEKAERLNLELNHILGGQEKRIIDVDVLCMENRYLQERFKQVQEEVGLLKSNIQKYKTALDRRRNPEIGGKSNSRALTGVLSPKQVQGLLSEDNGCSLPATPQSISDLKSLATALLETIHEKNIIIQHQRQTNRILGNRVADLERKLKTLEISGFWSLPDDRTGRGGPSPREQDTAGDDMWLAPEQVDTPVTPDIDTGRQTNEVKEGPVAVCPKTRSGREAEGGPCVEEGEVLGELCLMAEEAEDAALALDPAQLPSVTLEQTAWDRADFQASVGLPRARFDHILDGSSSKKEPVEQSDSVLI
- the ccdc149a gene encoding coiled-coil domain-containing protein 149-A isoform X1, which gives rise to MTSSKRSESDWQGLVNEFLICKRKLESKKDALLILSKELDSCQQERDQYKLMANQLRETHQSLKKKYRELIDGDSSLPPEKRNQVNLAQLLMDSRERNKKLADEIKELTQRLSETQGDNKLLRMTITKQRLGDDEVGVRHFPAHEREDLVRQLENAALHREELEHSLKTLSDELQDVKAERNVFKEKAERLNLELNHILGGQEKRIIDVDVLCMENRYLQERFKQVQEEVGLLKSNIQKYKTALDRRRNPEIGGKSNSRALTGVLSPKQVQGLLSEDNGCSLPATPQSISDLKSLATALLETIHEKNIIIQHQRQTNRILGNRVADLERKLKTLEISGFWSLPGGGDAIALTAAPLSSSHRPQKTTSPRPAADDRTGRGGPSPREQDTAGDDMWLAPEQVDTPVTPDIDTGRQTNEVKEGPVAVCPKTRSGREAEGGPCVEEGEVLGELCLMAEEAEDAALALDPAQLPSVTLEQTAWDRADFQASVGLPRARFDHILDGSSSKKEPVEQSDSVLI